From one Eleginops maclovinus isolate JMC-PN-2008 ecotype Puerto Natales chromosome 7, JC_Emac_rtc_rv5, whole genome shotgun sequence genomic stretch:
- the si:ch211-218d20.15 gene encoding uncharacterized protein si:ch211-218d20.15: MAVSITEPLCQPCVYHEAFRVELQVKRPLMPVHLSPEQVGLEMLCLCGQLDLLIRAQMQQFQEQLGQGCSPEESDTFQAQGSEILDLMLQCLEHLPKPMPQLEDYLDMVGLSVMFPRVEVFLIQGSPVDMLERPPMDEYFFHIAKLNQLLVLSQQLEEDIRHLGSHKYIAHQLSVIYLVLSSFRGIQAFSEIKKDIEANFKQMKQSLVVEEGSRHEPQLAAHYINWILELTQSLTSLVLTLPEELTEDLHQAVTFMSQFLS; encoded by the exons ATGGCAGTGAGCATAACAGAGCCGCTCTGTCAGCCGTGCGTTTATCATGAAGCTTTTAGAG TGGAGCTACAGGTGAAAAGACCCCTGATGCCGGTCCATCTGAGTCCAGAGCAGGTGGGCCTGGAGATGCTGTGTCTCTGCGGGCAGCTGGACCTCCTCATCAGGGCTCAGATGCAGCAG TTCCAGGAGCAGTTAGGACAAGGCTGTAGTCCAGAGGAGTCAGACACTTTCCAGGCTCAAGGATCAGAAATTCTTGACCTGATGCTGCAGTGCCTTGAACATCTACCAAAGCCTATGCCACAGCTGGAG GACTACCTGGACATGGTGGGTCTGTCAGTGATGTTTCCTCGTGTTGAAGTGTTCCTCATTCAAGGCAGCCCGGTGGACATGCTGGAGAGGCCGCCAATGGACG AATACTTCTTCCACATCGCCAAACTGAACCAGCTACTGGTGCTGAGTCAACAACTGGAAGAAGATATCAGGCACCTTGGAAGTCATAAATACATTGCCCACCAGCTTTCGGTTATATAT CTAGTCCTCAGCTCTTTCAGAGGAATTCAGGCTTTctctgaaataaagaaagacattgAGGCGAACTTCAAACAGATGAAACAGTCTCTGGTGGTGGAGGAAGGCTCAAGGCACGAACCTCAGCTGGCTGCTCACTATATCAACTG GATATTAGAACTTACTCAAAGTTTAACCTCGTTGGTGTTGACGCTACCGGAGGAGCTGACAGAAGACCTTCACCAGGCCGTTACCTTCATGTCCCAGTTCCTGTCCTGA